The genomic segment CGCGAACTATCGTAGCTTTTTAAGCCCTCCCACAACTTCATGAGCACAAGCTGTACCATATCATCAAAATCATTTGCGTTGATATTCATTTTATGTAAGAGGTGATAAATAAAGTTTTTGTATAGACTAATAAACTCTTCCCAGGCGGCTTCATCTTGTGGGTCTCTAGCTCGTTGAATTAAAGTTTGCCGTGTTAGGTAAGATTTCTTAGTCATGCCATTTTCCCCGATATTAATTTATCTTAGTCTAATTGAAATTCCCTTAATTTGCAAGGAAGTGATGTTTCTAAAGCACACTCCCGGATTCAGAATAATGAATCTTTTTTTTGATCTTTAAGCATTTGTGGGCATGATGTTTGTTTACTGCTATTTGCCTAATTTATACGCAGCTTTTTTGAAAGCTTAATAAGGTTGAAAGCATTTTTATTGAAGCAAGTTCGTGATGTGGACTTGCTTTGGAAGGATAAAGAATGCTCGTTATTTTAATGGATTAGGGGGTATAGATTTTTTTATTTTAAATAAAAAATGCTTATTGGTTTAATATTTAAAAAGGTTTATAATGGCCAAATAAAGAAGAATTATAAGGAGTTATGTTATATGGTCCAAGATAAGTACCTCACAAGGCAGACTCTTTTAATCCGTGCTCAAAATGATGATGACCAATACGCCTGGGATGAATTTATAACGTCCTAGATCACCTGTGCTCGAAGGACGAGAGTATCAGGTGCATCTAATGCTTAGTGAGTCCAGTTTTCTATTTTTAATTCCTCTATTCGGTTGAACTCTTTTACATTGTTTGTCACCAATGTATAATCTAAAGATAGAGCATGAGCACCAATTAGTGTGTCTAGAGGACCAATAGGTGTTCCATTCTTTTCTAAATGAGTTCTTACACTTCCATATATTTCAGCAGCTTTATCGTCAAAGTCGTATATGTCGATTGGACCTAGAAATTGAGTTAATGCAATTTTGTTTTTAAGTGGGTGTGCACTTTTTGAAACACCATTTTCTAATTCGCTTAAACTAATGGATGAAATACATACATCCGATACATCTAATGATCGTAGTTTTTGAATGACTTCAATAGGCTTTTGTTTGATTATATAAATACAAATGTTTGTATCTAACATGTATTTCATTAAAGAGCTTCTCTCAATTGTTCTTGAGGTTGATTACGATCATTAAGAAAATCCTCAGAAAATTGATCAAGACTATCTGTTAATGATACCCATGGGTTATCTTTTGGAAGTAAAACTACCATGTTTTCAAATCTTTTGATAAAAACATCCTCACCATTAAAGCGACAATCTTTAGGTAATCTTACTGCTTGGCTTCTACCATTTTGAAATAGTTTTGCTGTTTGCATTTTAATCTCCGTTTAATTTGGTATATACCAAGATATATCTCTCTGGGTATTTTTTCAATTATTATTCACTAAGGTCCTAGATCACCTGTACTCAAGGTACGAGAGTATCAGGTGCATCTAATGGGAAGCTTTTGTCAAAAAAGGTGATCATGCCACTGCAATTGCCTATAGTAATAAATGTGTAGAAATGTACCTCAAAAGAGCGAAACAAATTCAGTCTCAACTTTCATCTTTACCGAAAGGCTCCCGTAAAGAAGTCAACAAATACGCTATCTTGAATGATGTGGGTGTTAGTCTCTTTATCAAAGCAACGACTTTGGAGAAAGTGGGTGATAAAGCCGGAGCTAAAAAAGTCTATGCGACTTTATTCAATGATGTGAAGTACGCTCAATGCTGGGATAATAAAGGTTGGTTTTGGCAGCCTGCTAAAGTTGCGGAAAAGAAGTTAGCGGGGCTATAAGTTATTTTATCTCCCTGCTTTCATGGTATTTACTTTGCAGAAATATGATCATGCGGACCTGTCTGATTACGATACTGAAACAACTATTGATACGACGATTTATGCATTGGAACCCGATGCTCAGCAGTTTGAAGAAAAACCAATAATTGATTTATTTGATGAGAAGCAATTAAAGTGTCTAATGGATTTTCTTGAATTTTGTTCGAAGCAAAATGAATTAGATAGTAAGTCTGCTTTAGGAAACCTGGAAAAGTTGAAAAGGATTTATATTGAAAGTGAAAAAAGGTAAATGAGTCTTAACTAAACTCTTATTTAATAAGGTTTTTGATTATACACTGTTTAAATCACTGGTTATTCATAGAGTAAAGTTTTATACTCTACAAAGTTAACTAGTGATTGTTTTTTTATGAGCGAAGATAACTACCTAACGCGACAGACTCTTCTCATTCGTGCCCAATCAGGGAATGATCAGGATGCTTGGGAAGAATTTATTAAATTCTACAAAGCTTTTATTTACCACATTCTGAAGAAGATGAATGTGAAGAGTAAGGACGACATGGATGACTTGGTTCAGGACGTACTTCTCAAGCTCTGGAAAGGGCTTAAGTCTTATGATAAATCAAAAAGTAAGTTCAGAACTTGGCTCAGCTTAATTACTAAAAACACCGTGATCAGTTTTTTTCGCAAAAAGTCAGTGCGCCCCGATTTAGTGGGTGTTGAAGCAGTCGAATTGGAGAATAAATTTACCACTTGCTCAGAATCGGAACTCGAGGAAATTTTTGAAAATGAATGGCGTGCTTATCTTTGTTCGATAGCCTATGAAAACATTCAAAAACTTTTCACCGGAAATTCTAGAGGTGTTTAGTCTTAGTCAAGAAGGTATGAGTTCAGCAGAAATTGCAGGAAAATTGGGGCTGACAAAAGAATCAGTTTATGTCTTGTCTTCTCGGGTGCGTTCAAAATTTGCAAGTGAAGTCAAAAAGTTGATCAATAACTTGGAGTTTTAATTGATGGAAAACGATGAGACCTTAGAACTTACCTATAAATTTAATGATATTTATGATGAGGTTCTTGAGGATTCAAATGACTCAAGCAGCGCCTTCACTCGCCCTTTGTATGATGAGTTATCGAATATTAATACGCAATACACGCAGTTTGAAAAGCTTGCTCAAGGGGGCATGAAGTCAATCTATAAGGTGTTTGATTCTAAATTGAATCGCCATGTGGCTTATGCAAAGCTACGTCCTCAGACACCAGAAGAAGTTCATGACCCCTTTATGCGGGAAGCGCGCCTAACAGCTTTGTTAGAACATCCCAATATTATTAGTGTTTACGATATTGGGGTAAGTGATGATGATGCGCCTTATTTTACGATGGAATTAAAGGTGGGAGATAACCTTACAGAATATATGAGAAACTCCCCCGATTGTCATATCCCTGGCCAGGTCGAATTTCAGAATTTACTAGAGAGCTTTATCAAAGTTTGTGATGCAATTTCATATGCACATTCGAAAAATGTTCTGCATTTGGATTTAAAGCCTGAGAATATTCAACTGGGTCAATTTGGTGAAGTGTTAGTCTGTGACTGGGGTTTAGGAAAAATTATTGGAGATAAAGATATTGAGTACGATCAGATGCTCTTTAACCCTGATTTATTAAACAATGTGACTCTAACAGGCAAAGTAGTGGGGACGCCAGGTTTTATGGCCCCTGAGCAGATAAACTTAAAACATGAGAAAAGTTTTCAAACCGATATTTACGCTCTTGGTTCGATCCTGTATAAAATTATTACTGGCCGTGATGCTTTTGAGAGCGAGAAATTAGATGAAATTTTACAGGAAACACTACGGGGAGAGGTTTGTCCACCAAAAGGTTTAGATTTGAATTGGCAGGTGCCGATAAGCTTGAGTGCCGTAGCCTTAAAGGCAATGTCCTTGGGATAGAGTCCCGTTGTTTCTGTAAATTGGTGTTGACCAATTTTAGTTAAACAGATAGATAAACTCTTTTTGTAGCTATCCAGGTTTCATCTAATTCCATAAGAATAGCGGATGCTAATCTAAGAAGTGAAGCTTCATTTGGGAATATAGATACGGTTCTAGTTCGCCTGAGAATTTCTCGATTCTGTCTTTCATTCATATTGGTCGTTCTCAGTTTTGTCCAACAAGAACGCTCGAGATCGAATACAGAAAAGCCTTCAGGAAGTGCAGATTCCATCCATTCAGATAAATGTGAAGCCTTTTCTTCATACTTTAAGCAAGTAAGCTTTAAAAGCCTTTCAGCCTCAAGCTTTGAAGGTGCATTAAAGATATCTCTAATATCTTGAGCTACTTCTGAGCGCATAGCTTTCTTAGGGACATAAGCACCAGCATTTTGCTGTAAGTGAAATTGACATCTCTGCCATGGGATAGAACCAAATACAGTCTTTAACGCTGCTTTTAGGCCCGAATGACTATCACTGGTAATCATCTTGAGGCCATGGAGTCCTCGAGCATTCAATGACAGAAAAAAGTTCCTCCAATGAACTTCCGCTTCACTTAAAGAAACACTTGTTCCGAGGACTGAACGTTTTCCTGATTCATCTATTCCATAGGCAATAAGTAAAGCACAATCTCGAACAGTCTTATCTACTCTAACCTTCTCGTATCTCGCATCCACCAAAAGATAAGAATATTTACCTAAAGGACGGTTGCGCCACTTTTCTAAACTCTCATCTAGCTCAGTTACCACACGGGATACCTGTGATTTACTTACAGATAGACCACATATTTTCTCTAAAAGTTTAGTCACCTTTCTAGTCGATGTCCCCTGAATATAACTCTCTGCCATAGCTGTCATTAAAGCTCGTTCACTTCGCAAGCCTTTCTCCAAAGAACTTGGATAAAAATCAATTTCACCTCTGACTTGAGGGATATTAAGCTTCATTGCTCCAAGTCGAGTGTTTACAGTTTTATTTTTATAGCCATTAGCATAACCCAAGCGACTTTCATTACGTTCATATGGATCAGCTTCAAGAGAATTACTTCTCTCCACTTTCATCGCTTCATTTAATAAAACTCTCATCGCTTCAAGCATTCCGCTTTCGCCGTTTTCTGTAACTTGTTGGATCATTTCTAATAAGACGCTACTGTTTTCTTGTGTAGAGTGGTGCATAATAATTCCTTGTGGGTTGTTTTGGTACAACACCACTCTGCATCTTCTTTACCCCGAGTTACAAACAACTTCCTCAATTTCGCTCCGACGAGAAAGTTCCCATTCTCGCGAAGTCTCGGAAGCTATTCATAACTCTTAAAGTAGAGCAATAGCAGAATTTACAGAAAATTTGGGACACTACCTGGATTTGTCTCTGTCTATGGGAAAAACTTCTCTAGTGAGCGGAAGAGTTGGAGAAAACATTGATGATGATCACGCCTGTGATGATGAGGGTAATACCAATGACGGCGGGCAAATCTAATTTTTGATTGTGCAGGAAATAGGCAACGATTGAGACTAGGACAATGCCCACACCCGACCAAATCGCGTAGGCAACACCCACGGGAATTGTTCTTAAAACTAAAGAGAGGCAATAAAAAGCTACCCCATAGCCTAGGATGACCAAGAGGCTTGGCCCAATTTTACTGAAGCCCTCCGCGGATTTTAAGGCACTGGTGGCAATAACTTCCGCAAGGATGGCAATCGCTAGGTAGAGGTAGTTCATTTTTAGCTCAATTGAGAATTAGTAGGCTCCCTGAGAATAGGTGAGCTCGTAGCTGTGAGAATAGATTTCGAAGATCAGTCCGAAGGGATCTTCCATGTAAACCATTTTGAAGGGTTTTTCTCCGGGGTAATACTCGCGGATGGGCATGCGTTGCTTACCGCCATGCTCAACGATTTTAGCCGCTAGAGCTTCGATCTCGGGGTCTTGCACACAGAAGTGAAAAGTACTGGTTTTCCAGTATTCAAAATCAGCAGGCTTTTCATTGTTTTTAAACTCAAAAATTTCGACGCCAATTTTGTCACCAGTTGACATGTGAGCAATCTTGAAGGAACCCCAACCTGTACCGAAAACATCGATACACATTTGACCTATGGGAGTATCGGATTCTTCTGTAATCACTGTGGGTTTCATGATCTGATACCAGCCCATGACCGAGCTATAGAATTCGACGGCTTTTTCTACGTCCGGAACCGAGATGCCAATGTGTGAAAATGTTCTTGGATATGTGCTCATTTTATTCTTCCTTATTTGGCTTAATGAATTGTCTTCCACTACTAAAGAAGATCAAAAGAATTCTAGGAAGAATAAAATAAAATTTCTTAGGATTTTAATTATCCTTGCTAGGCTTCCTTAGTTCGAGTTTGGCTAATTCTCGTGATTTGCTTTCAGCTTTGGTAAAATAGTCATCTCCCAATTTTTTCTTGATGGCTGTTTCCATGACTTCGTTATAGCCTTTGGCATGATCAATGATATGCAGATCCACTATACAGCCCGCAGTTGGGATGAGTTCGATTTTATCTTCTTTTAAGATTTGTGAATAATGCGACGGCTGATTCGTTAACTCGCCATAAATTTCGATGCGGTAAAGACCTTGCTTGAGATGTTGCTGTGCATGTCTTTTGCCTAATAAATAAGCTGATTCGGCATGAGGATTTTTACATTTGATGACAGCTGTTTTTGCACGTTTTTCTTCCGCTAAAAGGGTGTAAGAAAAAACACAGATTAAAATGGTGATGATAGAGGTCTTCATATAAGCTCCTTAATTTAGTTCTTAAAGCTAAGACGAAGCAATGAAGTTTTTATTACAGCACTCAAGGAAATTATTCATCTTAAGACCTAACTCAATCTGATAAGCTGTTAGGATATATATTTTAATGGTGAAGCCATTAAACTTTAAATAGCTTAGGATGAAATCCTAAGTCAAATAATGAATCAACATGCCCCATGCCTTAAGGTATGGAACTAAGGAGGCGGTTTAAGTCGTGTACCTTAAGGCACACAATTTTTGATTCTCCTAGGAAAACCCACATCACATGTGGGAC from the Lentisphaera araneosa HTCC2155 genome contains:
- the vapB gene encoding type II toxin-antitoxin system antitoxin VapB, giving the protein MQTAKLFQNGRSQAVRLPKDCRFNGEDVFIKRFENMVVLLPKDNPWVSLTDSLDQFSEDFLNDRNQPQEQLREAL
- a CDS encoding lactoylglutathione lyase family protein, which translates into the protein MSTYPRTFSHIGISVPDVEKAVEFYSSVMGWYQIMKPTVITEESDTPIGQMCIDVFGTGWGSFKIAHMSTGDKIGVEIFEFKNNEKPADFEYWKTSTFHFCVQDPEIEALAAKIVEHGGKQRMPIREYYPGEKPFKMVYMEDPFGLIFEIYSHSYELTYSQGAY
- a CDS encoding IS256 family transposase, translated to MHHSTQENSSVLLEMIQQVTENGESGMLEAMRVLLNEAMKVERSNSLEADPYERNESRLGYANGYKNKTVNTRLGAMKLNIPQVRGEIDFYPSSLEKGLRSERALMTAMAESYIQGTSTRKVTKLLEKICGLSVSKSQVSRVVTELDESLEKWRNRPLGKYSYLLVDARYEKVRVDKTVRDCALLIAYGIDESGKRSVLGTSVSLSEAEVHWRNFFLSLNARGLHGLKMITSDSHSGLKAALKTVFGSIPWQRCQFHLQQNAGAYVPKKAMRSEVAQDIRDIFNAPSKLEAERLLKLTCLKYEEKASHLSEWMESALPEGFSVFDLERSCWTKLRTTNMNERQNREILRRTRTVSIFPNEASLLRLASAILMELDETWIATKRVYLSV
- a CDS encoding serine/threonine-protein kinase, which produces MENDETLELTYKFNDIYDEVLEDSNDSSSAFTRPLYDELSNINTQYTQFEKLAQGGMKSIYKVFDSKLNRHVAYAKLRPQTPEEVHDPFMREARLTALLEHPNIISVYDIGVSDDDAPYFTMELKVGDNLTEYMRNSPDCHIPGQVEFQNLLESFIKVCDAISYAHSKNVLHLDLKPENIQLGQFGEVLVCDWGLGKIIGDKDIEYDQMLFNPDLLNNVTLTGKVVGTPGFMAPEQINLKHEKSFQTDIYALGSILYKIITGRDAFESEKLDEILQETLRGEVCPPKGLDLNWQVPISLSAVALKAMSLG
- a CDS encoding DMT family transporter — its product is MNYLYLAIAILAEVIATSALKSAEGFSKIGPSLLVILGYGVAFYCLSLVLRTIPVGVAYAIWSGVGIVLVSIVAYFLHNQKLDLPAVIGITLIITGVIIINVFSNSSAH
- the vapC gene encoding type II toxin-antitoxin system tRNA(fMet)-specific endonuclease VapC produces the protein MKYMLDTNICIYIIKQKPIEVIQKLRSLDVSDVCISSISLSELENGVSKSAHPLKNKIALTQFLGPIDIYDFDDKAAEIYGSVRTHLEKNGTPIGPLDTLIGAHALSLDYTLVTNNVKEFNRIEELKIENWTH
- a CDS encoding RNA polymerase sigma factor; protein product: MSEDNYLTRQTLLIRAQSGNDQDAWEEFIKFYKAFIYHILKKMNVKSKDDMDDLVQDVLLKLWKGLKSYDKSKSKFRTWLSLITKNTVISFFRKKSVRPDLVGVEAVELENKFTTCSESELEEIFENEWRAYLCSIAYENIQKLFTGNSRGV